The Nostoc sp. 'Lobaria pulmonaria (5183) cyanobiont' genome window below encodes:
- a CDS encoding 2Fe-2S iron-sulfur cluster-binding protein, translating to MASYQVRLINKKEDIDTTIEVDEETTILEAAEENGIELPFSCHAGSCSSCVGKVVEGEVNQDDQNFLDDDQVSKGYALLCVTYPRSNCTIKTHQEAYLV from the coding sequence ATGGCTTCCTACCAAGTTAGATTAATCAACAAAAAAGAAGACATCGACACCACAATTGAAGTTGACGAAGAGACCACGATCTTAGAAGCAGCAGAAGAAAATGGTATTGAGTTGCCCTTTTCATGTCATGCAGGCTCTTGCTCTAGCTGTGTTGGTAAAGTTGTCGAAGGTGAAGTTAATCAAGACGATCAAAACTTTTTAGATGACGATCAAGTTTCTAAAGGATACGCTCTACTTTGTGTAACTTATCCTCGTTCTAATTGCACAATTAAAACACATCAAGAAGCATATCTAGTCTAA
- a CDS encoding CCE_0567 family metalloprotein: protein MQAEETSIEELQGQIRRLNSKAGQMKMDLHDLAEGLPTDYKQLMDVAAATYEIYRQLDELKQHLKKLESAK from the coding sequence GTGCAAGCTGAAGAAACGAGTATTGAGGAACTACAAGGACAAATCAGACGGCTTAACAGCAAAGCAGGTCAAATGAAAATGGATCTGCATGATTTAGCTGAAGGTTTACCAACAGATTACAAACAACTTATGGATGTTGCCGCCGCAACTTATGAAATCTATCGCCAGTTAGATGAACTTAAGCAACATCTGAAAAAATTGGAGAGTGCTAAATGA
- the nifX gene encoding nitrogen fixation protein NifX, which translates to MKIAFTTSDRVHINAHFGSAKMIDVYEISDEGYHFVETLNFEGELKEDGNEDKITPKLESIGDCTIVYVTAIGGSAAARLIKKGVTPVKARSEEEEISEVLNKLLKTLKGNPPPWLRKALQPKSKSFADEVEDEATV; encoded by the coding sequence ATGAAAATTGCCTTCACGACGAGTGACCGAGTTCATATTAATGCTCACTTCGGCTCGGCAAAAATGATTGATGTTTACGAAATTTCTGATGAGGGATATCACTTCGTAGAAACCCTCAATTTTGAAGGCGAACTCAAAGAAGATGGGAATGAAGATAAAATTACCCCCAAACTTGAGTCAATAGGCGACTGTACGATTGTTTACGTAACAGCAATTGGTGGTAGCGCCGCTGCTCGCTTAATCAAGAAAGGTGTCACCCCAGTGAAGGCGCGATCGGAAGAAGAAGAAATTAGTGAAGTGCTAAATAAGCTACTGAAAACTCTCAAAGGTAATCCCCCACCTTGGTTGCGTAAAGCTTTACAGCCAAAATCCAAAAGTTTTGCAGATGAAGTTGAAGATGAAGCAACAGTATGA
- a CDS encoding homocitrate synthase, protein MSLSKFAIVESTLREGEQFVKANFSSDDKVEIAEALAAFGVEYIELTSPIASPQSRGDCERLARLGLPAKILTHIRCHLEDAKVALATGVAGINLTIGSSSLMRQFSHGKNINQIIDLASEVLTFIHQQAPDIELRFSAEDSSRTSIEDLITIYSAIEKLGFIKRIGIADTVGIITPMQVFELVKTLRQFTNLDIEFHGHNDTECANANSYTALEAGATHIDTCVLGIGERNGITSLAGFIARLYATNPEQIKSKYNLDRLGYLHELVARKVGISIPFNHCVFGESAFSHKAGIHTKAMLNNSETYEAINPRSFGVTRSILINHKLAGKQAVNHRANELGLSFNLSQLKDITHRLKTLADKQSLTIEDVDNILYYYHCQ, encoded by the coding sequence ATGTCGCTATCTAAATTTGCAATTGTAGAAAGCACTCTCCGTGAAGGCGAACAATTTGTCAAAGCCAATTTTTCTTCAGATGATAAAGTCGAAATTGCTGAAGCTCTTGCTGCATTTGGAGTGGAATATATAGAGTTAACATCACCAATTGCTTCACCTCAGTCTAGAGGAGACTGCGAAAGATTGGCTCGGTTAGGCTTGCCAGCCAAAATATTAACTCACATTCGCTGTCACTTAGAAGATGCTAAAGTTGCCTTAGCGACAGGCGTAGCTGGGATTAATTTAACTATCGGTAGTTCTTCTTTAATGCGTCAGTTCAGTCATGGTAAAAATATTAATCAAATTATTGATTTAGCATCTGAAGTTTTAACTTTTATTCATCAACAAGCTCCCGATATTGAGTTACGGTTTTCTGCTGAGGATTCGTCACGCACTTCCATAGAAGATTTAATCACAATTTACTCGGCAATTGAGAAATTAGGTTTTATCAAACGCATAGGAATTGCTGATACAGTAGGAATTATTACGCCGATGCAAGTATTTGAATTAGTGAAGACTTTGCGCCAGTTCACCAATTTAGATATTGAGTTTCACGGTCATAATGATACAGAATGTGCAAATGCTAACAGTTATACAGCACTGGAAGCGGGAGCAACTCATATTGACACTTGTGTTCTGGGAATTGGTGAACGCAATGGTATTACCTCACTAGCTGGATTCATCGCTAGGTTATATGCTACAAATCCAGAGCAGATTAAGTCTAAATATAACTTAGATCGACTTGGTTACTTGCATGAATTAGTTGCAAGAAAAGTAGGGATTTCTATTCCTTTTAACCACTGTGTTTTTGGGGAGAGTGCTTTTAGTCATAAAGCTGGGATTCATACTAAAGCTATGCTCAATAACTCGGAGACTTATGAAGCTATTAATCCCCGGAGTTTTGGTGTAACGCGCTCAATTTTAATCAATCATAAATTGGCTGGAAAACAGGCGGTTAATCACAGAGCTAATGAATTAGGACTTTCATTTAATCTATCCCAGCTTAAAGATATTACCCATAGATTGAAAACTTTAGCTGATAAACAAAGTCTTACCATCGAAGATGTAGACAATATTTTATATTATTATCATTGTCAGTAA
- the nifE gene encoding nitrogenase iron-molybdenum cofactor biosynthesis protein NifE — MKTTQGKINELLTETGCEHNQHKQTEKKNKSCAQQAQPGAAQGGCAFDGAMISLVPIADAAHLVHGPIACAGNSWGSRGSLSSGPQLYKMGFTTDLGENDVIFGGEKKLYKAILELKERYQPSAVFVYATCVTALIGDDLDAVCKAAAEKIGTPVIPVIAPGFIGSKNLGNRFGGEALLDYVVGTAEPEHTTPYDINLIGEYNIAGEMWGVTPLLEKLGIRILSKITGDARYNEIRYAHRAKLNVMICSRALVNMARKMEERYNIPYIEESFYGIDDMNRCLRNIAAKLGDPDLQERTEKLIAEETAALDLALAPYRARLKGKRVVLYTGGVKSWSIISAARDLGIEVVATSTRKSTEEDKAKIQKLLGNDGIMLEKGNAKELLQVVKDTKADMLIAGGRNQYTALKARIPFLDINQERHHPYAGYVGMIEMARELYEALYSPIWEQIRKPAPWDEEVV; from the coding sequence ATGAAAACCACCCAAGGCAAAATCAACGAACTGCTCACTGAGACAGGATGCGAGCATAATCAGCACAAACAAACGGAAAAGAAAAACAAGTCTTGCGCCCAACAGGCACAACCTGGCGCGGCTCAAGGGGGCTGCGCCTTTGATGGTGCAATGATTTCCCTAGTGCCGATCGCAGATGCTGCTCATTTAGTCCACGGGCCGATCGCCTGTGCTGGTAATTCCTGGGGCAGTCGTGGTAGTCTTTCCTCTGGCCCTCAACTCTACAAAATGGGCTTTACCACTGACTTGGGTGAAAATGATGTCATCTTCGGTGGCGAAAAGAAGCTTTACAAAGCGATTCTGGAACTTAAAGAGCGCTACCAACCCTCAGCAGTATTCGTCTACGCCACTTGCGTTACAGCCTTAATTGGTGATGATCTTGATGCTGTTTGCAAAGCTGCGGCTGAGAAAATTGGTACTCCTGTTATTCCCGTTATTGCCCCAGGATTCATTGGCAGTAAAAATCTGGGCAACCGTTTTGGCGGTGAAGCTTTGTTGGATTATGTTGTCGGCACAGCAGAACCGGAACATACAACGCCCTATGATATTAACTTAATCGGTGAATACAACATCGCCGGTGAAATGTGGGGAGTAACACCACTGTTAGAAAAGTTAGGCATCCGTATTTTGTCTAAAATTACGGGCGATGCTCGCTACAATGAAATTCGCTACGCCCACCGCGCCAAGCTCAACGTCATGATCTGCTCACGAGCGCTGGTAAATATGGCGAGAAAGATGGAGGAGCGTTACAACATCCCTTACATTGAAGAGTCTTTCTACGGCATCGATGATATGAATCGCTGTCTGCGAAACATCGCTGCGAAATTAGGCGATCCTGATTTACAGGAGCGGACAGAAAAGCTGATTGCAGAAGAAACGGCTGCTTTAGATTTGGCACTGGCTCCCTATCGCGCTCGACTCAAAGGTAAGCGAGTTGTTTTGTATACTGGTGGTGTCAAGAGTTGGTCGATTATCTCAGCAGCTAGGGACTTGGGCATTGAAGTTGTTGCTACCAGTACTCGAAAAAGTACTGAGGAAGATAAAGCCAAAATCCAGAAGTTGCTTGGCAACGATGGCATCATGTTGGAGAAGGGCAACGCTAAAGAATTGCTACAAGTGGTTAAAGACACCAAAGCAGATATGCTGATTGCTGGTGGACGTAACCAATACACTGCCTTGAAAGCTCGAATTCCTTTCCTTGATATCAACCAAGAACGCCACCATCCTTATGCAGGTTATGTGGGAATGATCGAGATGGCGCGGGAATTGTACGAAGCTCTGTATAGCCCCATTTGGGAACAAATACGTAAACCTGCTCCTTGGGACGAAGAGGTAGTTTAA
- a CDS encoding NifX-associated nitrogen fixation protein, with protein MTTNNSVNGTATTEVLNSPFLKVLIKQIRGQDSYGVYRSWSDELILKPFIVTKQKKREISIEGEVDPITQARIMAFFRAVAAGIEQETGLISQVVVDLSHEGFGWALVFSGRLLLTVKTLRDAQRFGFDSLDKLAEEGENYVKKGIDLAKRFPEVGNL; from the coding sequence ATGACTACAAATAATAGCGTTAACGGAACTGCTACAACTGAAGTCTTGAACTCGCCTTTCCTCAAGGTATTAATTAAACAAATCCGTGGTCAAGACAGTTATGGAGTTTATCGTAGTTGGTCGGATGAATTGATTCTCAAACCCTTTATTGTCACCAAACAAAAGAAACGGGAAATCTCCATTGAGGGCGAAGTTGATCCGATCACTCAAGCTCGGATTATGGCATTTTTTCGAGCTGTCGCTGCTGGGATTGAACAGGAAACAGGTTTGATATCTCAGGTTGTAGTTGATTTGAGCCATGAAGGATTTGGCTGGGCGCTAGTTTTTTCTGGTCGTCTTTTGCTAACTGTAAAAACCTTGCGAGATGCTCAACGCTTTGGCTTTGACTCGCTGGATAAATTAGCAGAAGAGGGAGAAAACTACGTCAAAAAAGGTATTGATTTGGCGAAGCGCTTTCCGGAAGTTGGCAACCTGTAA
- a CDS encoding SagB/ThcOx family dehydrogenase has translation MPSSQISGKAYHNATKHTYFSVQIDPNYVDASTQPSSFKVYPKFYRRVKLNLNNSVHAFISLTSAITLEKVYKDGPYKLRVNPSAGALYPTEVYVQVRGIEGIVDGIYHLEVENNCLTLIYELIDDGLESYIIPGKSINGFIFLISCVYYRSSWKYQNRSIRYCFLDSGHHLGAIAASAYLHNRDIQLIFDFDKLTLISDLGFENKEFITACAVSGEIQDKKIRRLRLKVPFVSGTDYFESNPFIEDAYQATTLEKSRQQKLEYPQFDFDRDKFYQTVWDRRSIRRFRKEAISQEDYLYVVQQLQQPIPTENYEEIEIYSVVHRVEGMTPGLYRGTHLVKTGNFSEKTGYLCINQAIARDGAVTLFFVSDYLNYQNAMQIAGFLGQRLYLTSNYLGIQCSGIGAYYDDETQELLETNKDVLYGMVIGI, from the coding sequence ATGCCATCAAGTCAGATATCGGGGAAAGCCTATCATAACGCTACCAAACATACTTACTTCTCGGTACAAATTGACCCAAATTATGTAGATGCTTCAACACAGCCATCTTCATTTAAAGTTTATCCCAAGTTTTATCGCAGAGTGAAATTAAATCTTAATAATTCTGTTCATGCTTTTATCTCATTAACTAGTGCGATAACACTGGAAAAAGTATATAAAGATGGCCCCTATAAACTGCGAGTGAATCCATCAGCAGGCGCTCTCTATCCTACAGAAGTTTACGTACAGGTTCGCGGGATTGAGGGAATAGTAGATGGTATATACCATCTAGAAGTTGAGAATAATTGTCTAACTTTGATCTATGAATTAATTGATGATGGGTTAGAGAGTTATATTATACCGGGTAAAAGTATCAACGGATTCATCTTTTTAATTAGTTGTGTTTATTATAGGTCTAGCTGGAAATATCAAAACAGAAGCATAAGATATTGCTTCTTAGATAGCGGACACCATTTAGGCGCAATCGCAGCTTCAGCTTATCTTCACAACCGAGATATACAACTAATTTTCGACTTTGATAAACTTACCCTCATTTCTGATTTGGGATTTGAGAATAAAGAGTTTATCACTGCTTGTGCGGTGTCAGGAGAAATACAAGACAAGAAAATCAGACGTTTAAGGCTGAAAGTTCCTTTTGTTTCTGGTACTGATTATTTTGAATCCAATCCATTTATTGAAGATGCTTATCAAGCAACTACTCTAGAAAAGAGTCGTCAGCAAAAATTAGAGTATCCTCAATTTGATTTTGATCGGGATAAATTTTACCAAACTGTTTGGGATAGACGTTCTATTAGACGTTTCCGGAAAGAGGCTATTTCTCAAGAAGATTATTTATATGTAGTGCAACAACTTCAGCAGCCAATACCGACAGAAAATTATGAGGAAATAGAAATTTACTCAGTGGTGCATCGAGTAGAGGGAATGACACCTGGGTTATATAGAGGTACACATCTGGTTAAAACGGGTAATTTTAGTGAAAAGACAGGTTACTTATGTATTAATCAGGCTATTGCTAGAGATGGCGCTGTAACTTTATTTTTTGTGTCAGATTATTTAAATTATCAAAATGCTATGCAAATAGCTGGTTTTCTTGGACAGAGACTTTATTTAACTAGTAATTATTTGGGAATTCAGTGTAGTGGGATTGGTGCTTATTATGATGACGAAACCCAAGAATTATTAGAAACAAATAAAGATGTACTTTATGGAATGGTGATTGGAATATAA
- a CDS encoding HesA/MoeB/ThiF family protein: protein MVNLTPTELERYRRQMMLPNFGETAQKRLKSATVLVTGVGGLGGTAALYLAVAGVGRLILVRGGDLRLDDMNRQVLMTDDWVGKPRVFKAKETLDAINPDVQVEAVHDYITPENVDSLVQSADMALDCAHNFTERNLLNEACVRSRKPMVEAAMNGMEAYLTTIIPGVTPCLSCLFPEKPDWDQRGFSVIGAVSGTLACLTALEAIKLITGFSQPLLSQLLTIDMNRMEFAKRRSHRDRSCPVCGNSAPWRHAQSNSIEATGIAQNSH, encoded by the coding sequence TTGGTTAACCTAACGCCTACCGAATTAGAACGCTATCGTCGCCAAATGATGCTTCCGAATTTTGGCGAAACAGCACAGAAGCGCTTGAAGTCAGCGACGGTTCTGGTTACAGGTGTGGGGGGATTAGGTGGTACGGCGGCGCTTTACCTAGCAGTAGCGGGCGTTGGGCGGCTAATCCTAGTCCGGGGTGGTGACTTGCGGCTAGATGATATGAATCGTCAGGTTCTCATGACTGATGATTGGGTAGGTAAGCCAAGGGTATTCAAAGCTAAAGAAACTCTGGATGCGATTAATCCTGATGTCCAAGTGGAAGCTGTTCATGATTACATCACCCCGGAAAATGTAGATTCCTTAGTGCAGTCTGCTGATATGGCTCTTGATTGCGCCCACAACTTTACAGAGCGCAATTTGTTAAATGAAGCCTGTGTGCGATCGCGTAAGCCAATGGTGGAAGCCGCAATGAATGGGATGGAGGCTTACCTAACGACGATTATTCCTGGTGTGACTCCTTGTTTATCTTGTCTGTTCCCAGAAAAGCCTGATTGGGATCAGCGCGGCTTTTCAGTTATAGGCGCTGTTTCTGGGACACTAGCTTGTCTAACAGCACTGGAAGCGATCAAGCTGATCACCGGGTTTAGTCAGCCTTTACTTTCGCAATTGCTGACAATAGATATGAATCGGATGGAATTTGCTAAACGCCGTTCTCACCGCGATCGCTCTTGTCCAGTATGCGGTAATAGTGCGCCTTGGAGACACGCTCAATCCAATTCGATAGAAGCCACAGGGATTGCACAAAATAGTCATTAG
- a CDS encoding TOBE domain-containing protein: MEISARNSLKGTVKKVIHGSVNTEITLELGPGVELVSIITKSSAEKLSLVEGKQAYAVIKSSDVIVAVD, translated from the coding sequence ATGGAAATTAGCGCTCGTAATTCTCTTAAGGGTACTGTCAAAAAAGTTATACATGGTTCAGTTAATACTGAGATAACTTTAGAACTAGGGCCAGGAGTAGAGCTAGTGTCAATCATCACAAAATCATCAGCAGAAAAGCTATCACTTGTAGAAGGTAAGCAGGCTTATGCTGTGATTAAATCATCAGATGTAATAGTTGCTGTTGATTAA
- a CDS encoding hydrogenase maturation protease produces the protein MLTIIGCGNLNRNDDAVGVIIAQRLQKYLAENPHPDVRVYDCGTAGMEVMFQARGSKQLVIIDASSTGSEPGAVFKVPGKELEALPEASYNLHDFRWDNALAAGRKIFQNDFPEDVTVYLIEAANLGLGLELSPVVKHSADLVFEEVAALISQNINF, from the coding sequence ATGCTAACTATTATCGGTTGCGGCAATCTCAATCGCAATGACGATGCAGTAGGCGTAATCATTGCCCAACGCTTACAAAAATATCTAGCTGAAAATCCTCATCCTGATGTGCGAGTATATGACTGTGGTACCGCAGGGATGGAAGTAATGTTTCAAGCTAGAGGTAGTAAACAATTAGTAATTATTGATGCAAGTTCAACTGGTTCTGAACCTGGTGCTGTGTTTAAAGTTCCAGGAAAAGAACTGGAAGCTTTGCCAGAAGCAAGTTATAACTTGCACGATTTTCGTTGGGATAATGCTTTAGCCGCCGGACGGAAAATCTTTCAAAATGATTTTCCCGAAGATGTAACAGTTTATTTAATTGAAGCAGCAAATCTTGGTTTGGGACTAGAGTTAAGTCCTGTTGTCAAACATTCTGCTGATTTGGTTTTTGAAGAGGTAGCTGCACTTATCAGCCAGAATATTAACTTTTAA
- a CDS encoding Mo-dependent nitrogenase C-terminal domain-containing protein has protein sequence METINHTHEHTHTHPHPNYHPPNYKKPGKFNNLLNPLRRVVDEIQVKNNRIAHLICQTIPCCCPFERQIKLFGKSIDIPPLCKLNPLYDEFVGLRFRALSYLADVCGEDVTKYIC, from the coding sequence ATGGAAACCATCAATCACACTCACGAACATACTCACACTCATCCTCATCCTAATTACCATCCACCTAACTATAAAAAACCAGGGAAGTTCAACAATCTTCTCAATCCGTTGCGCCGTGTAGTGGATGAAATTCAGGTTAAAAATAATCGCATCGCTCATCTAATTTGCCAAACAATTCCTTGTTGTTGTCCCTTTGAGCGACAAATTAAATTATTTGGGAAGTCTATTGATATCCCACCACTATGTAAACTCAATCCTTTATATGACGAATTTGTAGGATTGCGTTTCCGTGCTCTATCTTACCTCGCCGATGTATGTGGAGAGGATGTCACAAAATACATTTGTTAG
- the nifN gene encoding nitrogenase iron-molybdenum cofactor biosynthesis protein NifN has translation MAIVSISNKALTVNPLKQSQALGATLAFLGLKGTMPLFHGSQGCTAFAKVVLVRHFREAIPLATTAMTEVTTILGGEENVEQAILTLVEKANPEIIGLCSTGLTETRGDDIEGFLKAIRDRHPELNDLAIVFAPTPDFKGALQDGFAVAVESIVKEIPRPGELRTEQVTILAGSAFTPGDLQEIKEIVTSFGLVPIFVPDLGASLDGHLEDDYSAVTVSGTTLKQLREVGSSAFTLALGESMRDAAKILEERFDTPYEVFGDLTGLEPVDEFIQALAFLSGNSVPEKYRRQRRQLQDAMLDTHFYFGAKRVSLALEPDLLWSTVHFLQSMGAQIHAAVTTTRSHLLEKLPVKSVTIGDLEDFESLVDGSDLLIGNSNVSAIAKRLSIPLYRLGLPIYDRLGNGQFTKVGYRGTMEIVYGIGNLFLEAEEARVKQFQELGTVSAEF, from the coding sequence ATGGCGATCGTTAGCATTTCTAACAAAGCACTGACAGTTAATCCCCTCAAGCAAAGTCAAGCTTTGGGTGCAACCTTAGCCTTTTTGGGATTGAAAGGGACGATGCCCTTATTCCACGGTTCTCAAGGTTGTACTGCTTTCGCCAAAGTTGTCCTGGTGCGGCATTTCCGGGAAGCGATTCCCCTCGCTACGACAGCGATGACGGAAGTCACTACTATCTTGGGTGGTGAAGAGAATGTGGAGCAAGCAATTCTGACTCTGGTGGAAAAGGCTAACCCAGAAATTATTGGTTTATGTAGTACTGGGTTAACGGAAACTAGAGGCGATGACATTGAGGGTTTTCTTAAAGCAATCCGCGATCGCCATCCAGAATTGAATGATTTAGCGATCGTTTTTGCACCTACCCCAGATTTTAAAGGGGCGTTGCAAGATGGCTTTGCTGTTGCTGTGGAAAGCATAGTTAAAGAAATTCCTCGACCAGGTGAACTCAGAACTGAACAAGTGACAATTTTGGCGGGTTCTGCCTTCACACCTGGGGATCTACAGGAAATCAAAGAGATAGTCACGTCCTTTGGACTAGTGCCGATCTTTGTACCTGACCTTGGGGCTTCCCTAGATGGACACTTAGAGGATGATTATAGTGCGGTTACAGTCAGTGGAACTACCTTAAAACAGCTACGAGAAGTAGGTAGTTCTGCTTTCACTCTGGCATTGGGTGAAAGTATGCGAGATGCAGCAAAGATTCTCGAAGAACGGTTTGACACACCTTATGAGGTGTTTGGCGATCTGACTGGATTAGAACCAGTAGATGAATTTATCCAAGCATTGGCGTTTCTGAGTGGTAACAGCGTACCCGAAAAATACCGCCGCCAACGCCGTCAGTTGCAAGATGCAATGTTGGACACGCACTTTTACTTCGGTGCCAAACGAGTTTCTCTAGCACTGGAACCAGATTTGTTGTGGTCAACAGTGCATTTCCTGCAATCGATGGGAGCGCAGATTCATGCGGCGGTGACAACCACGCGATCGCACCTCTTGGAGAAACTCCCGGTTAAAAGCGTCACCATCGGTGATTTGGAAGACTTTGAGAGTTTAGTAGACGGTTCTGATTTGCTGATTGGGAACTCGAATGTCAGTGCGATCGCTAAACGGCTCTCGATTCCTCTTTATCGTCTAGGATTGCCCATTTATGACCGCTTAGGTAATGGTCAATTTACCAAAGTTGGCTATCGAGGCACGATGGAAATTGTGTATGGCATCGGCAACCTGTTTTTAGAGGCAGAAGAAGCGAGAGTTAAGCAGTTTCAAGAGTTGGGTACTGTGAGCGCAGAGTTTTGA
- a CDS encoding ankyrin repeat domain-containing protein gives MNRTNSQKLSEATTQWLIAKGYNHSNLNQSGENGDTALMKATREGVYTVVKELIDAGADIDARNSDRNNALWFACFGNHYDLINLLLAQNINIDNQNDNGATVLMYAASAGKTEVVKLLLQHHPNLYLKNLDDYKAIDFASNVEVLRIIKNAIKSDIGESLS, from the coding sequence ATGAATCGAACCAATAGTCAAAAATTGAGTGAAGCAACAACCCAATGGCTAATAGCAAAAGGCTATAATCATAGCAATTTAAATCAGTCAGGTGAAAATGGCGATACAGCTTTAATGAAAGCGACAAGAGAAGGAGTTTATACAGTTGTCAAAGAACTAATTGATGCTGGTGCGGATATCGATGCTCGAAATAGCGATCGCAACAATGCTTTGTGGTTTGCTTGTTTTGGTAATCACTACGATTTAATTAATTTACTGTTGGCTCAAAATATTAACATTGACAATCAAAATGATAATGGTGCAACTGTTTTAATGTACGCAGCATCAGCGGGAAAGACAGAAGTCGTAAAGTTACTTTTACAACATCATCCTAATTTATATTTAAAAAACTTAGACGATTATAAAGCAATAGATTTTGCTAGCAACGTAGAAGTCTTAAGGATAATTAAAAATGCCATCAAGTCAGATATCGGGGAAAGCCTATCATAA
- a CDS encoding iron-sulfur cluster assembly accessory protein codes for MTVTLSEKAELHLQALLRGSAPNANGATKGVRISVKDGGCGGHEYAMDITSKPQPDDLVSQQGKVLVYVDAKSASLLEGIVVDFVEGVVESGFKFTNPNATDKCGGCGKSLKAGDSKPTGVPCS; via the coding sequence ATGACTGTTACTCTATCAGAAAAAGCAGAATTACATCTGCAGGCATTGCTTCGAGGTTCCGCACCCAACGCTAATGGCGCAACTAAAGGTGTCCGCATCTCAGTAAAAGATGGTGGTTGCGGTGGCCATGAATATGCAATGGATATCACCAGCAAGCCCCAACCAGATGATTTAGTAAGTCAGCAAGGCAAAGTGCTGGTTTACGTTGATGCCAAAAGTGCGTCATTATTAGAAGGAATTGTGGTTGACTTCGTTGAGGGAGTGGTGGAAAGCGGTTTTAAGTTCACCAACCCCAATGCAACTGATAAATGCGGTGGTTGTGGAAAGTCCCTGAAAGCAGGCGACAGTAAGCCTACTGGTGTACCTTGCAGCTAA
- the nifW gene encoding nitrogenase-stabilizing/protective protein NifW, translated as MTGTIDEFKKLADAEEFFQFFNMSYDVKVVNVNRLHILKKFSQYIQEIDDNSPDLSQEEKLNQYSLALQKAYQVFIESTPHEQKLFKVFNDKPKNVVTLTEITSD; from the coding sequence ATGACTGGAACTATTGATGAATTCAAGAAACTCGCAGATGCAGAAGAATTTTTTCAATTCTTTAACATGTCCTACGATGTAAAAGTTGTAAATGTAAATCGTCTACATATTCTGAAAAAATTTTCTCAATACATCCAAGAAATTGATGATAATTCTCCTGACTTGAGTCAAGAAGAGAAATTAAATCAATATTCTTTGGCTTTGCAAAAAGCTTATCAGGTCTTTATCGAATCAACACCCCACGAACAAAAGCTGTTCAAAGTGTTTAACGACAAGCCGAAAAATGTAGTCACACTGACAGAAATCACTTCTGATTAG